DNA sequence from the Corvus hawaiiensis isolate bCorHaw1 chromosome 6, bCorHaw1.pri.cur, whole genome shotgun sequence genome:
CCATCAACTTTTTATGCTTGTTAAAattcttctgcttgttttcagtTAGGATGCTAActaactgcctttttttcctctttccccgttctcttccttcctttccttgtcCATCTGCTTTTCCTGAACAGTGAAGAGGTAAGTGtgttttgctggggttttcCCTTTAGCGATGCTCATGGCAGCAGTCCTGGTTTCACTGTTCCTTCCTAGGAAAATCAGCTgctgggggtgtgtgtgggAGGAATGGCTCATCGTTATTTTCTTGCTGACTCCTCCTGGCAAACAcgtgaaggagaagaaaaatcccttttgaaaggcttttttttgtctcctggcTTGGAGTTAgatgcttttttccctccattccTGCTTCTCCAGCCGGCCACGAGATGGTGCTGGGAAGGCAGTGGTCCAGAGCCACCTCtcctccatcatccatccaCCATCCCGCCCTTGGCCTAGCATCCTatcctctcctccttccccacgTCTACCCCTTCATTTCCTACACACTGAGCACTGAAAAATCACTTCTAAAAGCCATTCCAAGGAGATCTGGATCCAGGGGAGTGTGAGCAGGGTGGAGGTTGCATTCTTAGCAAGTTTTCCCCGGCTTCTGGCAGagccaggtggggctgggggcgcCTGGAAAAATGCAGGGGAAGGTGTGGGAGGATTGTTCGTGGCTTTGTCACTCCACATTTCCTCTTAGCAAATTGCTCCATCCTTCATTTCTGCTTGGCATCTCCCCATATGTCTGAAACACCACAAGCTCCAGCTTGCTCTCACCGAGGGAAAAGAGGATGTCAGGGACACATAGAAACACCACAAAATGGTGCTGATATCCAACACATTCTTTTACTCCCCATCAAACCCAGACCTCCCAGAAAAGGCTGGGAGGACACTCTTTGCTAAGGTACCAGTTTTCAGATGGAGAATAAGCCCTGGACTAACAGCCCTCAAGGAATCTGATTACCTGATGGTTAATGGTGTGCTGCATCTCTGAGCATGGTGCCttttctctgcagagccctccagcCCTGTCAGGAGGGCCTTGGCACCATTTGCATATGCAAGACATGTCATATTTTGTTACATTTCACTCTGCACATCCTTATCTACTTCCTCCTCTATGCAGCACAGACCCACACCCAAGTGCTGCTTTCTACTCCCCGCCCCTCAGCATATCAGATGTGTTTCCCCTGGGCTAGCCCAACTCAGATGTGCCCTGTCTTCTGGGTGAAATGCTCAGGAAACAGCTGAAATGCAgaagttgtgggttttttataaaTAGGAGCCCTGGTCCAGCATGACAAGTACAGAAGGGCAGCCTGTGGTTGTGTCTGTCCTCCATCTGTGATGAGCCCCTGCTTCAGTATCACTTGTGCTGGGTCTTTTCAGCTTCAAGAAATTACACAGCCTTCATGTTTTCACCTGTCTGGCTGTCCTTGTCACCAGAATGTCAGAAGGACACGTGCCTTGGACTGCTCAGAAAgacatcccacagctcctgagTGCCCAGGGACATGGGGGTCATTAGCTTGAGCACAAAGTAAAACACATCTGAGTGAAGAGGAAGTTAGAGAAAAGGCTAAAAGTCCCAAGAAGACAAGTTTGAAGTCatattctatatatatattttcaagcTCATCACCCTTGTTATCTCTTCCTGAGGGACTTTGTAGGTTTTAGCTACCTGAGGCTGGCAAATCTGGGTTCAGCAGGGAGCCTCTTCCTTGAGTGCTGCTGGTTTGGGGACCAACTGTATGTCAAGCTGTCCATCGTGGCTGGAGCCATCTTGCAGGTCCTTGGTGGACTGTGGCATTGCATGGGGAAGGGCAATGGAAAGGGGAATGGGGGCCTGATaacctgcttttctcttgtttcttccacttgcagaaaaggaggagggcAGCCACTGCCCGTCGGCAGCACCTGAAGGTACGTGGCACTGCTGTGGCTATGTGATGTGTGTCCCGACCTTCCCATCTTCCATCCCAAGCCAGCCAGCTCTCAGCACTCTCCCTACTAGAAGAGGCCACAATGCACAACGTGGGGGCCCCCCCACCCCACTTACTGGGTCTCCACCATGTCCCTTGCTTGGAAATGGTGGTATTGATGGGAACTCCCCAAGCTGCCTCTCCATCAGGACTCCCACTCCCCTGACGAcccccctgccctccttcctTGCCTCCACCCAGTGCTgacccttctcctgctgccttccagagTGCTATGCTCCAGCTGGCTGCcactgaaatagaaaaagaagcagctgctAAAGAAGTGGAAAAGCAAAACTACCTGGCAGAACATTGCCCTCCTCTGTCGCTCCCAGGATCCATGCAGGAACTTCAGGTAAAGGCTTCTTTAACCCCCTCAGTGCTGGAGCAGAAAAGATTTGACTCCATCAGTCAGCCTGTCGGATCTAGACCAGCCTTCCCATCTTGACCCTATTCTCACCTGTGTTGCCTTGGAGCCAGATGGACCTGCAGCTGGCTTGAGAGGCAGATGGGGTCTCTCTACAAAAAAAAGGGATCTGGCTGGCAGGAAATATGTGTTTTAAATGTTGAGGCAGTAGCACGGAGATTAGGAGCTGGCTGACAAGCCATTCTTCACCTCAATCCCCTCTAGTCTTCTGGACTGAGGGCTTTCAGAGCCAGAGCAGTCAGGAGAGAGGTACTGTGTGTGTGGGTCCTAGCAGTCAACAtccctctctgctttcctcCCAGGAGCTGTGCAAAAAGCTTCATGCCAAGATAGAGTCAGTGGATGAGGAGAGGTATGACACAGAGGTGAAGCTACAGAAGACTACCAAGGAGGTGAGTTTACCCTGGAGCCATCCTTCAGGGGAGTCTCCAGCCTGTTCCTCATGCCTCATGAAACCTATGCCCTGCTCTCTctctgccccccacccccattTCATCCACCCCAGCTGGAAGACTTGAGCCAGAAACTCTTTGACCTTCGTGGCAAGTTCAAGCGGCCGCCGCTGCGCAGGGTGCGCATGTCTGCTGACGCGATGCTGCGGGCCCTGCTGGGCTCCAAGCACAAGGTCTGCATGGACCTCCGAGCCAACCTGAAGCAAGTGAAGAAGGAGGACACTGAGAAGGtatccttccctcttccctttttccctaACAGGAGTTGGCCCCCACCCTTCAGGGCTCACACTTTCCTGTATGATAGACAGGGTTGAGAATGACTCTTTCTCCATAATGTTCTTCTTCTTGCTCAGTATTTCCTCCTCTGGCACCCATGATGTTGAAACAGGAAGGTGCAGCTCAAAAAGATGTATAGCATGGGTGGAACTGTGTTCCTCTAGCTGACGTGGGGGTTTCCACGGGTGGGCTGGTGTGGGGCCCAGGCTGGATGGGTTCTTACCCTGGGGGGCACCACTCGCACCAAcgcaaccacccctcccccaggAGAAGGATCTCCGCGATGTCGGTGACTGGAGGAAGAACATTGAAGAGAAGTCTGGCATGGAGGGCAGAAAGAAGATGTTCGAGGCTGGCGAGTCCTAAGCACCTGTGTCTCCACACctgccctcctctccctgctgtccccgcTGCCCCGCTGGGCTCAGGGGCGCTGACTGGGTGCCATTTCTCTCTAGTTTTGCAAAGAGCTGCATCGTGGCAGCAGTGATGTAAATAAAGCTTTGGTGGGAGAGGTGGATGTTGCCTGCCTAGGTGGCCAGACCCCGACTCATGCCATGGTGCCTGCAGAGACTTCCTCACTGTGGGAGTCCtggaggggatggggaagcTTTGGtaggggctgtgctgaggggaTAGGGGACCTCTCTGCTGTTGGTCCCCTCCAAAGCTGCAGATGCTCATGCCCTTCCCCAGTGGTGAAGAGACAGAGATAACAGTCCAAGACCCAGGAGGTGTTGCAGAACGTCATCAGCAGGACGTTgtggggaagagctgggaaggggggagAGGAGTGGCATCTGCAGGGCAGAAGCAGACCCTTTGGCtccagtgggatttgggaggtGCAAAGTCAGGACAACCttggcagcacctgcagcagcaccctggAACTGGTACGGTGTAGGGTGCTGTGGTTTAGAGATGATGGCTGTCACCAGAGTGGcatgggcagctgggggggcaGTGGGTCActcctctccctgccatggTGGGAATGTCCATGCCACCCACTTTTCTTTTGGGTTAGCCCAGCACTTCCAAATTTCTAGCTGTCGACAAGTAAAATCTTAAATCAGTCTCAACGGtttttagaaaaagaacaaaacaaaaaaaagccccaaattcaCCTTCCTTCTGCCGTCTCCCatccccccaaaccctcagCCCGTGAAGTTTCCGGCACAGCTCACTTCTTCTGAGCACAGGAAAAGTGAAACAGTGGCAGCACcctggtgctggagctgtgcgTGCGGCCACCGTGCCAGCCAGGGGAGAAGATGTCAGACTCGGAGGGCTGCCAGGAGGGTGCAGAAGGAGTGAGCCAAGTGGGAGATGAATCCCCTGGGGAGAATGAGAGGTAAGGCCTGGGGACAACACAGCTGCCTTCCAGTCCTGGGATACCGGGAAGCTGGGAAACTGGGAGGGCATGGTGGGAAAGGAGGATGTGCAGCCAGAACAATGATGAACCACGAGGCTGGAGTGGGTCAGATGTTCTGTCAGGCTTTTGACAAGCTTCTCCAGCTAGGAGGAGAGTTAGATTTTCTAAAGGTCTCATCCCCTTTGAACTTCAAAGCCCTTGGGAGGGGGTTGATCGAGTGGGGAACGCCAGCTCCAGAAGCAGGCAAGCTCAAGTGAGGGGTCTGGtgacctggagctgctctgtggccGAAATCAGCCCCATGTCTAAAGACCTCTCTAATGTGGAGATCAGCTGCCTCCTCTCCTTGCTGGGCACGTCTGATTTCTTGCTGCATCCCCTATGTCTCCAGCTGAATTTACCTGGCAATGTTTCAGGCTGGCTGCTGTAAAGTTATATATCTCCCTGTGCTTCTGCTCTGCTTTATTGCTTTATCAGCAGAGACTGTAAAATTTGGGGTCTCTTCACTCGAATACAGACAACTTTCCATGGGGGCTAAAAGAATACAGATCAGTAGCAGAGACCACATCTGTCTGTGGTGGAGGCAGACAGATAAGCTCAGCAAAAGTGCATCACCCAGAAGTATGGAAGATTTGGACTGGGTTCAGGCTGAGCATCCAGGGAGCTTAGGAGGTTGCCTGATTTTTCACCTCCAGCTTCAAAGCTTGCATTAGCATTTCTCCCGAAGGCTTCTGAGAGCCAGCGAAGCTAATgttgacaggaaaaaaagccccttGAGTGACAATGAGAGGAGAAAGGTGTGTCATCTCCTGTCATCAGTGGTGGCAGTAAGTGCTTCGGCTGACACCTGACAGCAATTAGCCTTGGCTGAAGATTTGACTGGAAGCTTCAAAAGGTGCTGGAAGGCTCTATGCATGACTCGCTGCTGAAACAAAGGGGAAGCCTtggctgctgggggagcacaAGGCTTTCCTCAGCACCGGGATCGATGTGATTCCCAGCattgtccctgcctggctgtgtctctgctgcaggCTCAGCTCACCTCGAGCAGCAAGGAGCAGGTGCTGTGTTTGGCCCAAGGCAAGCAAACCTTCCTGCTCCCCTCTTTCTGCAGTAAGTGCAGGTACCTTGGTGCAGGCAGGGCCACCGGTGGGGtctgctggtggggctgggtgAGCTTGttcccttttctgtttcctgctggAGTTTCAGCTAAATAAAAGGCTGTCTGGAGGAGTCTGTTCTGTTGCACTCAGACCCTTACAGCCTTGTTTAAAAAGGGTGTGAACACTGACAGCAGGGTGGCGCATCCCTTCCTCTCTAGCTGTGTTCTAGAATCTTAATGAAATATGAAACTTGATGGCAAAAATAGTGAGCAGAAATGAGTTcctctttgttttaaaaatatgaagaataaCTTTCCCTTACAATTTGTATAATAGTTTCATGTGCAGCTCTAAActtctcttgcttttccttgtgctgtTTAAACGTTTGCTAGACTCTGGTGATTTCCACTCCCAAAATGGAGGAAGGAAGTGCTTACTTGCTGTTTTGGGTCTACCTTTTCTCACCCTGTGGCTAGCTTATCTTCCTGATCATCCTCTCCTGGACGAAAAAGCTCTTTTCAAGCTGacccatggatggatggaggcaGGATAAGGTTCTAAGGACAGCCTAAAGCATGATGGATGTCAGAGCAACAATCTTGTGATGGAGCTGCCAGGAGAGTGAATCCCAAGGCTCCTGGGTGTAATGCACAGTGGGAGATGGCAGGAGAAAAATATCAGTGCTGTGTGTCCTTAAACAATGAACTTTGTCTATTTAACTGTGCCCAGTGTATATAGAAGAGGAGCTTGCATTAGAAAATGTCCTAGAAATCTTAATTTGAACATAGCCTACTCTGTTCCCTCATACAAATTGGGACATACTGGCAAAGTCCTGCTGATGCTGGTGTAACACTGCTTAAACCAGACCAGTGTTATGCTCTCTTCCATGAACTGGACTTGCTATATGGGAAACTGCTGTGGTGTGAGCCTTCCCAAATAAGTGAGAAGCTGGGGGGAGCTCTGGGGAGGTGGCTGCTTAGCTTGTCCTCCCTTGATGCCCAGGGCTTGGGAACCCAGTATGCACAAGGTCTGTTACTCAGAGCTCTCTCCATAAAGCTCTGGAGGCTTCAGATAACCCCTGCCTTTAGTTCCTACCCCCATAGCCGTGCACATCCCTttggctgtgctctgcaggatATCTGTACCTGGGAGGCAGATTGGCTTTTCCCCTGTCTCCTTCCTCCTGGGTCTTCCCTCCCCatgagctgcagggcagggagccctTGGCAGCCCATGTATGGTCACTGCCTGGGGggaggctctgctgtgccagcaaGCCCCAGGCTTTTCCTTGCCATGTCCATCCCCAGCTGTCTTGAATTCTCCAGATCCTTAGAGGAGCCTCAAGGGTCTTTGCTGAAATGGCTGCTGTTGCTAAGTATACCCATGGTTGGAAGGAGGTTGTTTGGGAAAGCTGATACTTGGAGAGTTTTTGGACCCCTCAGTACACCAGATTCCTTGGGAGTAGAATGGAGGGATGGCTGATCCCTGCTCAGGAGTGACTGGTCACAGTTTGACCCAGCTGGGCTCATTAAAGTGGAAAAATAGTAGGGAAATTAACAGGGGAGGCCCAGATGGATTATTTAATGAAGCCGGGTTATACTTATGGTTTCCAAATTGGATATAGGTGCTCTGGCAGTGGCATTAGGGATAAAGAACTGTCTCTAATTATAGGAGGTATCAGGTGCCTTCACTGTCCTTTtctccttggggaaaaaaaaaataaattaagcctggcttgccttgccttgcctccGAGCTTATTTTGCTATGTAAAGCTATGGGTTTGGAGGAGTGTGTGTTAAAGCAAGGGATTGCCCAGCAGCCTTCATTTGAATTgcacttttcttttgaaaacactAAAGACTCTCTGCTGGCTGGAAGGCTGGCTTTCTTAAAACTCTTGATGTGAAGTCTGGCTCTGAAGCTTGTGGGAATCCCTTGCCCCTGGATTTTGTGAGGTGAACTTACTTCAGAGGGTTTAGGGCTTTTCCCCAAATCTGAAAACCTAGAGATAACTGGAAGGGCTGGCTGTGCAGAAGGGAAGTGCTTAACCCTGGCATgccctggggatcctgggcCCCTCTGCTCTGACCCTCACTGACCTCGCTAATCCAGCCTTGACTGATGCTCTGCCTGCAACCCCCTTTGCATCTGTCACCCCTGTGACCCACATGCCCAACTGTGGGGTCTGCCTAGGGGCTGAGCTGACTCCTTGCTGCTCTGGTGCtctccccagagctgggctTGCTCCCAGCTAGGcactcatccagcctggctgct
Encoded proteins:
- the TNNI2 gene encoding troponin I, fast skeletal muscle — translated: MSDEEKRRRAATARRQHLKSAMLQLAATEIEKEAAAKEVEKQNYLAEHCPPLSLPGSMQELQELCKKLHAKIESVDEERYDTEVKLQKTTKELEDLSQKLFDLRGKFKRPPLRRVRMSADAMLRALLGSKHKVCMDLRANLKQVKKEDTEKEKDLRDVGDWRKNIEEKSGMEGRKKMFEAGES